GCTCAAGGTTTCAGTTTTTGATACAATAATTCATTTTTAAACTTTCCATCCCACCGGATCCAATCTTTTTTTACGCCTACCCGCTGAAAACCCAATTTTTCAAACAAATGGATGCTCGTAAGATTATCTTCCAAAATATTCGCATATACCTGATGCAGATCCAGCACGGAAAATGTATAATCCAATAATAAGGAAAGCGCTTCCGCCCCCAGTCCTTTATTTCTATTGGTGGTATTTAAAATGATGCCTATACCTGCACGGCTGTGTTTTGGGTCAAAGTCGAACAAATCTATAAACCCTACACTTTCGTCCTTTGGGTTACATATACATAAACGCAACTGTTTGACCTCATAGATATCGCGATGGGCATTCCCCAAATAATTCTTTAACACAGCTCTGGAGTAAGGTTTTAGGGTATTGCTTATTTCCCATATTTCCGTGTCGTTCTCCAGGGCATATAGGAAATCCAGATCCTTTGGTTCCAAAGCCCTGAGTTGGCAGTACTTTCCTTTTAGGATTGATATTCCCATTCTCCTTTAAATACGTGTTTAGCTGGTCCGGAAAGCCATATGGAAACATAGTCCGCTCCGGATTTTTCAAAACCTACCCTTAACCGTCCTCCGCGTGTTTCAATGGATACCGAAGTAGAAGCTGTTTTCCCCCCATGGAACATGGCTATCGCTACGGCAGTTACCCCGGTACCACAGGAAAGGGTCTCTCCCTCTACCCCACGCTCATAAGTTCTCACCTTAAATGAATCCTTTGCCGCTTGTTCCACAAAGTTGATATTGCTCCCTTTTTGGCCGTAAATACCATATCTAAGTTTTGCCCCTTCAATTTTCACATCCAACCGATCCAGATTGTCCACCAATTGCACATGGTGTGGTGAACCCGTATCAAGAAAATAGTATTTCCCCGTTTCCCTAACAGCGTCCACATCAATCATTTTTAAGGTAACATCCGTTCCATTGATTTCTGCCTCATGCATACCGTCTATGGCATTGAAGGTGGTTTTATCCCCTATAAGGTCAAGTTCCTTTGCGAATGCCACGATACATCTTCCCCCATTGCCGCACATAGTGCTTTCGTTGCCATCGGAATTGTAGTAGACCATTTTAAAATCTGCCAGATCGTCATTTTCCAAAAGGATAAGCCCGTCCGCTCCAATACCAAACCTACGATCGCATATATCCCGAATAAGTCTAACGTCTTTCTTGGGAAAGATACCTTTGCGATTATCGATTAGGACAAAATCATTTCCAGTACCCTGGTATTTGTGGAAATGTAAGGATCGTTCTTGATTCATGCCGCAAATATAGTACATTCCAAAGAGGGGATATGGCCAGTTAAAACCGCGTTAAACTGTTAAAACTGGTATGATTTATGTATAATTTTAAAATGCTAAATGCATTCAATTAATGAAAAGAACAGCACAATTATTTCTTGTAGCGCTCTTGGCAGGCGGAATTACCCTTGGCGCGTACAAGTATTTTTTTGAAACAAAAACGTTGACCTTGGTTTCCCAGAATGAAGAAACTCCCTTTATTACGACAAACCTTCCCACATCACCAAGAGGTGCCGGAATCAATGAGGTGGATTTTACCATAGCCGCGGAAAAAACCGTTAATGCAGTTGTACACGTAAAAAATATGACCGTAAGTCGGGGAAACCCCATTGCGGAATTCTTTTATGGCTCTGAAGCCACACAACGACCACAGATCGGGACAGGTTCCGGCGTCATTATTTCTCCGGATGGCTACATTGTGACCAATAACCATGTAATTGATAAAGCCAGGGCCTTGGAAGTTACCCTGAACAACAATAAGAGCTATGATGCGGAAATCATTGGAGCCGATCCTTCATCGGATATTGCCTTGCTCAAAATCAATGTAGAAAAGCCCCTTCCCTATTTGGCCTTCGGGGATTCGGACAATGCAAAAATTGGTGAATGGGTATTGGCCGTTGGAAATCCCTTCAATTTAACGTCCACCGTTACGGCCGGAATTGTAAGCGCCAAGGCACGTTCCATTTCCCCCGGAAGAAATCAATCCTTTATACAGACCGATGCTGCGGTCAATCCTGGTAATAGCGGGGGTGCATTGGTGAACACCAATGGGGACCTCATTGGAATAAACACGGCAATAACATCACAAACCGGATCGTATGTGGGCTATTCCTTTGCCGTGCCCAGTAATATTGCCAAAAAAGTTGTTGACGATTTATTGGAATATGGAAAAGTACAAAAAGGAATACTTGGAATATCGGCATTGAATGTGGACAGTCCACAGGCCAAAGAAGAGGGATTGGATGAAATTGCAGGGGTATACGTCGCCGGTATTGAAGAAGATTCCGGTGCGGAAACGGCAGGCATCAAAGAGGGGGATATCATCAAGAAAGTAGGTAATGTCAAAGTGACCAAGTTTTCGGAACTCACGGGATATCTCTCTTCCAAAAGGCCGGGAGACAAAGTTCAGGTCACCATAGATAGGAACGGAAAAAAAATGACCTTTCCGGTGGTTCTTAAGAAAAAGCAAACAGAGCGACTTCCGGTTATGGGCATTGAGGTGAAAAACCTATCCGAGGAAGATCAAAAAACATATGGAATAAAAAGTGGGGTCAAAATCACCAGTGTCCCGGAGCAATATAGTGACTATGGTCTACTGAACAAGGTAATGATAGAAGTGGATGACAAGGAAATTGAGGATGTTGAGGATGCCAAAAACCTATTTGGCAAAATTTCCAGATATGGAAGGACCAGCATAACCCTATTGGACGAAAATGGGGAAAAGGAACGATTGATTTTTCAATGATAAGTAGTGTAGTCCATACGCTGTAATAAATTAAACGCCCAAAATTAGGGCGTTTTTTTATGCACTTCCCCTTTTACGAAATCGTTTGAAATTTTATTTTTGCGCTTTATTGTAAAACACCTTCCATGAGCGATATTAAATCGTACGAAAAAGAATTGGCATTCCAGGCCGACAGAAGAAAAGCCACCACCGAATTCATTAAAATAATTAGTGATTTGTGGTATGACAAGGCCATTGAAATTGTACTGTTCAAAAATCAGGTCATCGATAAAAATGTAAGCGATATCATTAACTTACATGAGTACGCCGGTGAGTTTGTCCAGAAACCCATTTCCATTTTTGATTCGGTGGAAATCCTTAGGGCCATCAATGACATTCCAATGCCTCCCGCAAAAATCGATATCGGAAAGCTTACCTATGAGTACCATTCCCAAGATAACGGTCACCATAACGTGAAGTCCTTTGTTCTGGACAAGCTGAAAGGTGCCGAAAAAACAAGGGAAATCAAACCAAAAGATGTGGTACTGTATGGTTTTGGAAGGATTGGTCGTCTTTTGGCAAGGGAACTGATGGCAAAGACCGGAAAGGGAAACCAGTTAAGGTTAAGGGCCATTGTTACCCGTGGGGAAATCACTACCGAAGTGCTGGAAAAAAGAGCGGCATTGCTACGTACGGATTCCGTTCACGGTCAATTCAGTGGAACAGTGGAGGTGGACGGGGAAAAAAAGTCCCTGGTAATCAACGGTACTACGGTTTATTTAATTTCCGCCGGTCGGCCAGAAGATATTGATTATACCAAATATGGTATCTACAATGCCCTTGTTATTGATAATACCGGTGCTTTTAGGGATAAGGAGGCACTTTCCAAACATTTAAAATCCAAAGGTTGTGGAAGGGTATTGCTAACAGCCCCTGGAAAGGAAGTTCCTAACATTGTCCATGGGGTAAATCACCGGGATTACGATCCTGAAAAGACTAAAATCTATTCAGCGGCATCCTGTACCACAAATGCCATAACCCCGGTCCTAAAAGTAATAGAGGATTCATTGGGCATTAAAAAAGGGCATTTGGAAACCATCCATGCCTACACAAACGACCAGAATTTAGTGGACAATATGCACAAAAAATACCGTAGGGGCCGTGCAGCAGCCTTAAATATGGTCATTACGGAAACCGGAGCAGGAAAAGCCGTGGCAAAGGCCCTTCCCGCACTGGAGGGAAAACTGACTTCCAATGCCATAAGGGTCCCCGTACCCAACGGATCTCTGGCCATTTTAAATTTGGAGGTAAAACACAAAACTTCTTCGGATGCGGTAAATACCATCTTAAAAAAATACGCACTGGAAGGGGATTTGGTTGAGCAAATCAAGTATTCGCTGAGCAATGAACTGGTTTCATCGGATATTGTGGGGGCTTCCGCCCCAGCAATTTACGATAGTAAGGCCACCATAGTCTCCGGGGATGGGAAAAACATTGTCCTGTATGTATGGTATGATAACGAATTTGGATACTCCCACCAAGTCATTCGATTGGCCAAATACATTGCTAGGGTAAGGAGGTTTACCTATTACTAGCATGAAGTTTTTGGGGATAATTGGGTAATGTGTACCTTCGTTGCCACCCTGAATCCTAATTTAAAGATAACACCTATGAAAAACCTCATCGTACTTTTCATTGCACTGCTCGTTTGTGCAGTGACCCTAAAGGCCCAAAATGAACAAGGGCGAATCCTACAGGACGACAACTCCATTCAAGGCCAGTTTGAGACTGTCATTAGAAAGTCCACCAATTATAGACAAAACGGAAAACGCTATGAAGTGGTCCGTTTAATAGAGTTGAATGCCTTACAAAAAAATGTGCTGGACTCCATAAGCACGGCCAACAATACCGTTAATAGTCTTAAATCCACTATTGCGGAGAATGAGACTGCCATTGGTTCGTTGAATGCAAAACTGGATGAAACCACCAAAAATCTAAATCAGATTACCGAAGAAAAGGACAGTATGCCGTTCTTTGGAAGTTTGGTTTCAAAATCTACCTACAAACTGGTGGTGTGGTCCATAATTGTGGGTCTAATCATCTTTTTGATCTTTTTTGTCTTTAAGTTCAGAAGTAGTAATACATTGACCCAACAGGCAAAAACGGCTTTGGCCGACCTGGAAGAAGAATACGAACAACACCGAAGAAGGGCTTTGGAGCGTGAACAAAAGATAAGTAGGGAACTCCATGACGAGCGTAATAAAAACAAAAAAAGTTCCTAATCCCAACTAGGCCATGCTAAAAATCATTCGTGCCACGGCGCGGGATGTTCCTGTCATTGCCCCTTTATTTGATGCGTATCGTGTTTTCTATAAACAAGAATCCGATATTGAAACCGCCCATAACTTTCTTAAGTCGCGCCTTTCCAATGAACAGTCCATTGTACTTATGGCATTTTGGGCTGGGGAGGCTGTTGGCTTTACCCAATTGTACACAACGTACTCCTCGGTTTCCCTACAACCTTTTTACATTTTGAATGACCTTTATGTAAAGCCGGAATCCCGAGGGAAAGGGATTGGTGAAAGTCTTTTGACCGAAGCCAAAAAAGTGTGCAAATCATCCCAATTTAAAGGATTGGCATTGGAAACGGCGGTAGATAACCCTGCACAAGTACTTTATGAAAAATTGGGCTGGAGGAAAGATGCCGGGTATTTCCATTATTTTTGGACCAATACGGACCTAGACCTATAGCTGTTTTGGTCCAATCCAGGGTAGATATGCGCATTGATATAATTACCGTTTTACCAGAATTGCTCAAAAGCCCCTTTGATGCCTCCATCCTCAAGCGGGCGATTGACAAGAACCTCGTTGAAGTTGAAATCCATAACCTCAGGGATTATGGTATTGGGAATTACAAACAGGTGGATGACTACCAATTTGGCGGGGGCGCAGGAATGGTTTTGATGATTGAACCCATTGATAAGTGCATTTCGGAACTAAAAGGACAGCGAAATTATGACGAAGTCATTTATATGACCCCGGACGGGGAACGATTGAACCAGGGCATGGCCAACGAATTGTCCCTAAGACAGAACATTATTATGCTTTGTGGACACTATAAGGGTGTTGACCAAAGGGTACGTGACCAATTGGTGACCATGGAGATATCCATTGGGGATTATGTCCTTTCCGGGGGTGAACTGGCAGCTGCGGTATTATCGGATTCCATAATACGCCTACTGCCCGGGGTTTTGAATGATGAAACTTCCGCCCTTACCGATACTTTCCAGGACAATCTTTTGGCACCTCCCGTTTATACTCGACCATCTCGCTATAAGGAATGGGAAGTACCCCCAATTTTAATGAGCGGGAATACGCCCAAAATTGAAGAATGGAGGGAAGAAGAAGCCCTAAAGCACACCCAGAAAAGAAGACCGGATTTGCTGGAAGATTAATTTTTTATATTTTTTTCCCAACCGGTTGTCCATTTCAAAATATAGACTAATTTTGCAGTCCAGAAAAATCAACCTCTGGCGAAGGACGTGAATGTTGGTTTTGGATAAATCCATAAACGAAATAGAAAAATGGAGTCTTTAGTAAAATTTGTAGAAAACGAATTGGTAGAGAAAAAGGAGTTCCCTAATTTTTCCTCTGGTGATACCATTACGGTTTACTACGAAATTAAGGAAGGTGAAAAAACACGTACCCAGTTTTTTAAAGGGGTGGTCATCCAAAGACGTGGGAGCGGAATCACCGAAACCTTCACCATCAGAAAGATGTCAGGTACGGTTGGCGTAGAGCGTATCTTCCCAATCAACATGCCGGCACTTCAGAAAATTGAAGTCAACAAAAAAGGTAAAGTACGTAGGGCCCGAATCTTTTACTTCAGGGGTCTTACCGGTAAGAAAGCCCGTATTAAGGAAGTACGTTCTTAAGCGGAGTGAAAACTTTTACAGCAAAGCATCCTATATGGGATGCTTTTTTTATGAACAATTGTTAATAACAGTAGTTTATAAAATGTTGATTTTTAGTTATTTAATTTTCTTGCCCAACAATAATTTTAAGATATATTTACAAAAGAATCATGAGAGGGCAACTTTGATTGGTTCCTTTAAAGCAAGCGTTCTTTGAGGTGTTGTCCATGAGGTTTATTTTTAGTTGGTAACACTACTGATCAAAAAGTAAATCATGTTGTGAGTGCGCATTTCGGTGCAATCGAATGACATGGGTACCATGTGCGGGTGAAAGAGCAATTTTTCATCTTGATGGTACAGTGGGCGGCAAATAAGACTTTGGTCTTGTCAAATCGTAAGATTGGGGAAAACCGGAGATCTAAACGTTTTAGAACTCTTTTCAAAACTTACCGCAAGGTACGGGCAAGACGGCAACGTTAAGTTCAAGTCTTGAAAAAAGTTTTAAAGAAGCCATATCGTTCCAGCAATGGAAAGGTATGGCTTTTATTCTTTTCGGATTTGTCAATCGACCTACCCATTATTTACCATTTTCCCATTAAAATCTGCTGTCTTAATCCGTATATTTGCACCGCAAAAAACGTGCGCTTTTATGGCCAAAATCCTTTATACCAAAACTGACGAGGCCCCTGCCTTGGCAACACAATCCTTTCTTCCCATTGTAAAAGCATTTACCAAAACCGCAAACCTGGAAATCCAGACAAAGGACATTTCCCTGGCAGGCAGGATATTGGCCACCTTCCCGGAGTTGCTTTCCGAGCAACAACAGGTTTCGGACGATTTGGCATTATTGGGGGACATGGCCAAGGCACCTGAAGCCAATATTATAAAACTACCCAATATCAGCGCCTCCATTCCCCAACTTACGGAGGCTATAGAAGAGCTTCAAAATAAGGGATATCCAATTCCAAGCTATCCCGCTGAACCTTCGGGGGATGAAGAGCAGGCCATAAAGGCGAAATACGATAAAATAAAGGGAAGTGCGGTAAACCCAGTGCTTAGGGAAGGAAATTCCGACCGTAGGGCACCCAAGGCGGTAAAAAATTATGCCAAGAAGAATCCGCATAAAATGGGAGAATGGTCCAGGAATTCCGAGACCCATGTGGCTACAATGTCTTCCGGGGACTTCAAATCCAATGAAAAATCGCTGACCTTGAACAATGCCACAACCATAGCGATCGTATTGCATCATAACAATGGCAAAAAAATACTCAGGGAAGACATAGCTCTTCAAAAAGGGGAGATTATAGATGTCACCGTAATGAGCAAAAAAGC
The sequence above is a segment of the Muricauda sp. SCSIO 64092 genome. Coding sequences within it:
- a CDS encoding GNAT family N-acetyltransferase, with the protein product MGISILKGKYCQLRALEPKDLDFLYALENDTEIWEISNTLKPYSRAVLKNYLGNAHRDIYEVKQLRLCICNPKDESVGFIDLFDFDPKHSRAGIGIILNTTNRNKGLGAEALSLLLDYTFSVLDLHQVYANILEDNLTSIHLFEKLGFQRVGVKKDWIRWDGKFKNELLYQKLKP
- the dapF gene encoding diaminopimelate epimerase; this translates as MNQERSLHFHKYQGTGNDFVLIDNRKGIFPKKDVRLIRDICDRRFGIGADGLILLENDDLADFKMVYYNSDGNESTMCGNGGRCIVAFAKELDLIGDKTTFNAIDGMHEAEINGTDVTLKMIDVDAVRETGKYYFLDTGSPHHVQLVDNLDRLDVKIEGAKLRYGIYGQKGSNINFVEQAAKDSFKVRTYERGVEGETLSCGTGVTAVAIAMFHGGKTASTSVSIETRGGRLRVGFEKSGADYVSIWLSGPAKHVFKGEWEYQS
- a CDS encoding S1C family serine protease produces the protein MKRTAQLFLVALLAGGITLGAYKYFFETKTLTLVSQNEETPFITTNLPTSPRGAGINEVDFTIAAEKTVNAVVHVKNMTVSRGNPIAEFFYGSEATQRPQIGTGSGVIISPDGYIVTNNHVIDKARALEVTLNNNKSYDAEIIGADPSSDIALLKINVEKPLPYLAFGDSDNAKIGEWVLAVGNPFNLTSTVTAGIVSAKARSISPGRNQSFIQTDAAVNPGNSGGALVNTNGDLIGINTAITSQTGSYVGYSFAVPSNIAKKVVDDLLEYGKVQKGILGISALNVDSPQAKEEGLDEIAGVYVAGIEEDSGAETAGIKEGDIIKKVGNVKVTKFSELTGYLSSKRPGDKVQVTIDRNGKKMTFPVVLKKKQTERLPVMGIEVKNLSEEDQKTYGIKSGVKITSVPEQYSDYGLLNKVMIEVDDKEIEDVEDAKNLFGKISRYGRTSITLLDENGEKERLIFQ
- a CDS encoding glyceraldehyde-3-phosphate dehydrogenase: MSDIKSYEKELAFQADRRKATTEFIKIISDLWYDKAIEIVLFKNQVIDKNVSDIINLHEYAGEFVQKPISIFDSVEILRAINDIPMPPAKIDIGKLTYEYHSQDNGHHNVKSFVLDKLKGAEKTREIKPKDVVLYGFGRIGRLLARELMAKTGKGNQLRLRAIVTRGEITTEVLEKRAALLRTDSVHGQFSGTVEVDGEKKSLVINGTTVYLISAGRPEDIDYTKYGIYNALVIDNTGAFRDKEALSKHLKSKGCGRVLLTAPGKEVPNIVHGVNHRDYDPEKTKIYSAASCTTNAITPVLKVIEDSLGIKKGHLETIHAYTNDQNLVDNMHKKYRRGRAAALNMVITETGAGKAVAKALPALEGKLTSNAIRVPVPNGSLAILNLEVKHKTSSDAVNTILKKYALEGDLVEQIKYSLSNELVSSDIVGASAPAIYDSKATIVSGDGKNIVLYVWYDNEFGYSHQVIRLAKYIARVRRFTYY
- a CDS encoding tRNA (guanine-N1)-methyltransferase; protein product: MKNLIVLFIALLVCAVTLKAQNEQGRILQDDNSIQGQFETVIRKSTNYRQNGKRYEVVRLIELNALQKNVLDSISTANNTVNSLKSTIAENETAIGSLNAKLDETTKNLNQITEEKDSMPFFGSLVSKSTYKLVVWSIIVGLIIFLIFFVFKFRSSNTLTQQAKTALADLEEEYEQHRRRALEREQKISRELHDERNKNKKSS
- a CDS encoding GNAT family N-acetyltransferase codes for the protein MLKIIRATARDVPVIAPLFDAYRVFYKQESDIETAHNFLKSRLSNEQSIVLMAFWAGEAVGFTQLYTTYSSVSLQPFYILNDLYVKPESRGKGIGESLLTEAKKVCKSSQFKGLALETAVDNPAQVLYEKLGWRKDAGYFHYFWTNTDLDL
- the trmD gene encoding tRNA (guanosine(37)-N1)-methyltransferase TrmD, which translates into the protein MRIDIITVLPELLKSPFDASILKRAIDKNLVEVEIHNLRDYGIGNYKQVDDYQFGGGAGMVLMIEPIDKCISELKGQRNYDEVIYMTPDGERLNQGMANELSLRQNIIMLCGHYKGVDQRVRDQLVTMEISIGDYVLSGGELAAAVLSDSIIRLLPGVLNDETSALTDTFQDNLLAPPVYTRPSRYKEWEVPPILMSGNTPKIEEWREEEALKHTQKRRPDLLED
- the rplS gene encoding 50S ribosomal protein L19, with amino-acid sequence MESLVKFVENELVEKKEFPNFSSGDTITVYYEIKEGEKTRTQFFKGVVIQRRGSGITETFTIRKMSGTVGVERIFPINMPALQKIEVNKKGKVRRARIFYFRGLTGKKARIKEVRS